GAGTTCACGGCCCGGTTCGGTGCCCGGGTCGAGGCGCTGACCGTGGGTCCGGCCGACACCGGCGCACAGATCGGTCCGCTGATCTCCGGCGCCGCGGTCGACCGGGTCACGGCCCTGGTCGCGGACGCCGTGGCGACCGGTGCCCGGGTGGCGGCGACCGCCGCGGTCCCGGAGTCGAAGGGCTGGTTCCTCGCCCCGACCGTGCTCGCCGACGTGCCCGCCGGTGCGGCGATCCTCGACGAGGAGATCTTCGGCCCGGTCGCGCCGATCGTGGCGTGGAGCGACGAGGAGGACCTGCTGCGGCAGGTGAACGGCACCGAGATGGGCCTGGCCGCCTATGTGTACGCCGGTGATCTCGGCCGCGCGCTGCGGCTCGCCGAGCGGATCGAGGCCGGGATGGTGGGCGTCAACCGGGGCCTGGTGTCGGATCCGGCGGCGCCGTTCGGCGGGATGAAGCAGTCCGGGATCGGCCGCGAGGGTGCGCGCGTCGGCCTGGAGGAGTTCTGCGAGACCCAGTTCTTCTCGGTCGACTGGCCGGTGTGACGGCTCCGGTCATCGACCGTTCCGACGGGGTCATCGACCGTTCCGGCGGCGAATCGCGATCACCCCCGCGACGACCAGGAGGACGGGGAGGATCAGGCCCCACATCAGCCAACCGTTCATCTGCGCCTCCAGGTTCGCCCCCGTGCCCTCGACCCTGGCGGTCAGCGGCGCCGGGAGACTCATCCCGGCGGGGTGACTGCGCGCCCGCAAGCGGAGTTACCGGCTTGCGGGCGCGCGGCGATCAGCAGCGGCGGCCGGCGTTGAGGCAGTTCACGACCCGCTTCATCGACGCGGGGGACATCACGTTGATGAAGTCGTTGTGGTCGGTGATCGGCTTGTGCAGCTGCTCGGGGAATCCGTCGGTGGCGAACGACGGGCCCCTCGGGACGTTGTAGGTGAGCGTGATCGTCAGCTTCGGCACCGCGACCGTGCCGCGCGGGCACTTGCCCGCCGCGTCCGGGAACAGGATGTGCGTGCGGTGGTTGGCGCTGTCGGTGCTCTTGCCGTCCCAGCAGCTCGGGAACTCCGCGATCCGGGTGAACCCGCGGCCGTCCGGGCAGAGTGTGTACTTGTCGGTGCTGATCCGGTTCGTGAAGCCCTGGCAGGTGAACTTCGCCCGCTGGTTGGCGCCGCCGTTCGTGAACGACTTGGCGTCACCGGTCAGCACGCGCAGGAACCGGGGCATCGGGACGACCTTGGAGAACGGGTTCCCGGAGTAGGTGATCGTCACCTTGGGCCGCAGCACCTTGCCGACGTTGAGGTCGGAGTCCAGCTCGCCCGGGACGCGTTTCTGGTTCTTGGTCTTCGTGATGTCCCGGATGACCGGCCAGTAGTAGCTGGACAGGTCGCCGCGGTCGCGGCAGGTGGTGCGTCCGGCGGCCAGGCTCTGGTCGGTGGAGGCGGCGGACGTCGTGGTGTTGCCGACGTAGTCGTGCAGGTGGTGTGCGCCGTTGCCGACGCCGGGCGCGACGATCACGTTGTCGGAGTTGAAGTGGCCGCGTTCGTTGTTGCCGCAGCGCGCGGTGAACGTGCCGCCGGAGCCGCGGCGGGTGGTCCTGGCGAGCGTGCTGCGGGTCGGCCGGACCTTGCGGATCGGGATGAAGTCCGCGGGCACCGGACCGGTCTGCACGTGTCCGTGGTTGGACGCGGACGGGGACGCGGACGAGGAGGCAGTGGGTGCCGCGGTGTTCCCGGCGCCCTGCACGCGGCAGGTGGCCAGCGTCGCCACGTCGAGGTTCGGACGCGGTGCCGCGCGTCCGATCGCGATCGTGATCCGGTCGATGGTGGCGGTCCGCTTGTCCTTCAACGGCCCGAGGATCGCGTTCTGGACGAAGTTCTTACCCCCCTCGCCCTGCGAGCTGACCAGCCGCTTGTTGGCCTCGTCGATCTGGGTCCGGAGCTGTGCGAGGTTCCGGTCGACCTCGGCGGCGGCCCGCGCCGGAACGGCGGGCAGCGCGGCCCGGACGTCCGGGCAGACGATCGTGCCGGGTGCGGAACCCGCCGATTTGTCGCTCGCGGACGACACCCCGACCAGGGTGGTGCCGGTGATCGCGAGCGCCGCGACGCCGACGACGGCGCCGATGGTCCATCTTTTCTGCAACTGAGTCATCCTCCGCCGAGTGCTGTGCTGCGTACTGGCCCCGCTGCCCAGACGCCTCGACAGATGACGCGGTTCGACGTTTTGCCTGGCTAGTTCACAGGAGCCCCACAGGCTCCGGTGCCCGCACCGCCCGCCGGCGGTGGACGAGCAGCCACCAAGCGCCGAGGACGAGCACTGCGCCGGCGACCGCGTCGAGCGTCCAGTGGTTGGCGGTCGCGACCACGACCACGGTCGTGACCAGCGGATACGCGTGGGCGAGCAGCCGCTGCCACCGGTGCCGTGCCAGCCCGGCGAGCACCAGCCCGCACCAGAGCGCCCATCCGACGTGCATCGACGGCATCGCGGCGAGCTGGTTGAGGCCCGCGGAGTTGTGGTCGGGCCACCAGCCGACGTCCGCGGTGGCGATCATCGTGTCGACGTAGCCGGGCAGCATCCGCGGCGGTGCCGTGGGATACGCGAGGTAACCGACGAGCGCGACCGCGGTCGCCAGCATCAGCGCCGACCGGGCCGGCCGGTACCGCTCCGGTGCGAAGCGGTAGAGCGCGATCAGCACCAGCGGTGTGACGAGGTAGTGCAGGCCGGCGTACCAGAACGACGTCGCGAGCTCGGCCCAGCGCACGCCGGTGACCGCGGCGTTGAGCGGTGCCTCGACGTGCAGGCCGAGGTGCCGTTCGAGGCCGAGGATCGCGCGGGCGTGCGCGAGGGCGGGGCCGCGGTCGTCGCTGGCGACCATCCGGATGAGGTCGTAGGGCACGAGGAACGCGATCACGAGCAGGATCTCGCGGCGCCAGGACGGACGGTCGGATCTGTGTGACGCGGTGTGGTCACCCAGGGCTCGAAGGTCTGTCCGATGTGCCTCGAGTACCACGCTGTTCGGCCCTCCCGCGTCCCCGATACGCGCGACCCGCCTCTAGCCGGTCGGCTAGGGGTGGACAACAGGTCACAGTAATGGACTGGCGCAACAGCGCGGTCAGAGGCCCTCGCAGGTGGCCAGCGCCTGCGCGATCTCGTTCCTGGCGGTCGCGGCGTCCGCGTACTGGATGGCCTGCGACGCGGCGTGGGTGTCCCGGGACAGGACCTGGTAGCGGCGGTCGTCCTCGGCGGCCGCGGCCGCGAGCTGCGCGGCGGCGCCGATCCGGTACGCGTACGGCAGGTCCAGCGAGTCCGAGTTCGTCGCGTCGATCCGCTCCAGGATCCGGCACGAGGCGGCCGCGTCGGCGGCGGCGCCCTCGTGGTCGTCGCCGCCGCCGATCAGCGCCGTGCCCAGCCACACGATCCCGACCACGAACACCCCGACCAGAAGGCCCGCGAGGCCGGCCAGGATCGGAGCGCGGCCGACGGACGGCGGCCGTGACGGACCGTAGCCGGGCGGGGGTGAACTGCTGTCGGGGGTGTGCGGGCTGCTCACGGTTGTTGATCCTCCAGGGGGCGACCCGCCCATCCTGACGGTGCGGATGAGGCGTGTGGTCCGAAATCGAGGGACCGATCCGGAAACCCACGACCCACCCCGGCCACCAAATTCGTCATATTCGGGTCATAACTCCCTAGAATCGCCAACCGTGACCGCGCCGTCCCTCCTCGACACCCTCGCCGACGCCGGAGGGCCCGACGGTGATGCCGCCGCGATCGCCGTTCTCCCGGCCGCCGTGCGCGCCGCCTACCAGGCCGCGGAACACACCGGCCACCGCCTCCGGCTGGGCGTCGTCCCCGAGTGCACGCTGGTGCTGCTCGGCCCCGCCGACGCGGGCAAGACCGCGTTCACCTCCGCGCTGCTCGCCGACGGCGTCCGTGGCCTGGTGGGGCTGGCCGAGCGTCCGGGGCCGGGCACGCCGGTGCCGGTCGAGTACGCCTACGGTGGTGAGCCCGAACTGTGGCTGGGGCTCGGCGGCACGGTCAGCGACCCGGCGGAGTGGGTCCGCGCGCCGCTGGACACTCCGGACCTCGACCGGCTGCCCGAGCTGCGCCGGGTCCGGGCGGCCGTCCCCTCCGCGGTGCTACGGGACTGGGGCGTCCGGATCGTCGACTGCCCCGGGCTCGACGACGTCGCCGACCTGACCGGCCCGGCGCTGGACGAGGCCCGCAAACCCGGCGTCGGCGTGCTCTACCTGGTGCCCCGGCGCGGGATCACCGAACTGGACGCGCAGGCCCTGGAGGCGCTGCGGCACGTTCCGCTGGTGCTGATCGAGAACCGCCGGGACGCCGAGATCGCCGGTGCCGCGGCGAGCGTCGACGAGCTGGCCGTTCCCGGGCTCGACGTCGGACTGGCCGTTCCGCTCGCCGTGCGGCGGCTGGCGCGGCCGGGACCCGAGCGCGACACCGTGCTGCGCTGCGTCGCCCTGCTCCGGACCCGCACCGCACCGGACCGGTGGACGGCCGCGCTCGGCGCGGCGGCGGTCCGCAGCCGCGAGGCGCTCGGCGCCGAGTTCGCCCGCCGCCGCACGATGGCGCTGATGGCCAGGCACCCGGACTGGCTCGGCTCGCTGCACCTGCTCGCCGACCTGCTCGGTATCGAGCGGGACGGTCCCGGCGTGATCGAGCTGGACGACCGGTTGACCCGGATCACCCGGCTGGCCCAGGCCGCCCGGCCCGCCGAGGCGCTGCGCGCGCTCGTCGACCGGGACGTCCGGGCCGCCGTCGACCGGTACAACGCCGAGGCGGTCCGCGACGCCGGCGTCCGGCCGCCGCGCGACGACGCGCCTCCGGCCGCGTTCGGCCGGTCCTATGCCGAGTTGCGCGACGAGCTGGTCACGCTCCTCGACACCACGCTGGCGGACGACGTCCTCGGCGCCACCGCCAGCGAGCGGGACGCGCTGGCCGAGATCCGGTCCGGCGTCCTGGATGACCAGCTCGAGGTGGCCGTGCTGGGCCAGTCCTCGTCCGGCAAGTCGTCGCTGATCAACGCGCTGCTCGGCGTCCGGACCGGGACCGCGCTGCTGCCCACCGCCCCGCGTCCGACGACTGCGACCGTCAACCGGGTCGAGTACGCGCCCCGCCCCGGGCTGAACGTGACGTGGCTGCCGGAGGTCGAGCTGCGGCTGCTCTCCCCGGGCGCCGAGCCGAACCAGGTCCGCGTCCACGTCGAGAACATCCGCGCGCTGGGCCGGTGGCTGCGCGACCGGTCGGTGCGCGCGCGTGACTGCGTGTTCCACCCGCTGGCGCCGCAGCCCGACCGGCTCGACGGCCAGGCCGCGTTCTGGCGACTGTGGAAGATCCTCGACCTGGCCGGTGACCCCGCGCTCTACGCGTATCTGGCGCCGAGCCCGGACCGGCCGCGCCTCACCGACCTGTCGGTGCCCGCCGAGGTCACCGTGCGGCGGTTCGCCACGGTGCCCGACCAGTGGCCGGGGTCGCTCGCGTCCGAGCGTGCGTTCGCCGAGCTCACCCGCGATCCCGCGCTCGCGCTGCGGGTCGACACGCTGCGGGTGGGCGTGCCCCATCCGCTGCTGCGTCACGTCACGATCGTCGACACGCCCGGCACCGACGCACCCGTGCCGCACCACCGGCTGACCGCGCACCGCGCGGTCCGCGACCAGCGGCACAGCGCGGTCGTCTACTGCTTCGACGGGGCGAAACCGGCCAGCCGGGAGGACAGCGCGAACCTCGCGTTCCTCCGCGAGCGGCTCGGGACCGGCGACCCGGCCCGGTACTTCTTCGTGATCACCCGCCGCGGCGTCGTCGAACGCGACGCCGACCGGGTCCGGGAGACCGTCGAGAACGCGCTGGCGGCATCCGGGGACGAGCCCCCGCGCACGTACTTCACCGAGGTCCTCCGCGAGCTCAACGACGATTTCCGCGCGCTCGCCGACGACCTGGGCCGCTACGTCCTGATCACCCGGCGGACGCTGCTGCGGTCCTGGATCGAGCGCACGCAGCGGGTGCTGGAGGACGTCCACGGCAGACACCTCCGGCGGCTGCAGCGGCTCGCGGACTCCGAGGACGGCCGGATCACCCGGCTGCGCACCCTCCGCCAGGAGTTCGCGCAGCTCGACACGCTCCGCGGCGACCTGCGGGCCGCGGACTGGGGCGAGCCCTGGCTCCGTGGCCGGACGACGAACCTGCTCGACGGCGGAACCGCGCAGATCGACCACATCGTGCGGGGCCTGACGAACCGGCGGACGTTCGCCGCCGGACGGCCGCGGCTCACGACCGGGATCGAGGAGCTCAACCACGCGGTGCGGGACCGCCTCGCGGCCGACTGCGCCGCGCTCGCCGCGGAACTGGCCGCGCGGCTGCCCGGCCGCGGCGTCGGCCCGCTGGAACTGACCTGGGACGAGGAGCCGTTCGGCGCCGCCGGCGTCGACGCCGCGATGGCCGCGACCGAGTGGCGGACCGGGTGGCAGCGGTTCCGGGTGCTGTTCGACCCCCGGCGCCGCCGGTCCGACGCGGAGGCGAACCGGGCGCTGGTCACCGCGGCCTGGACGCTCAGCCGCGACCGCGGCACGCAGGCCGTCGCCGACGCCGTCGACCTGTACGCCGGGCACCTGCACGCCGAGCTGGCGCGGCTCGCCGACGGTCTGGCCACCGAGATCGCCGCGGCTGAACAAGACCCGCACCCGGACGACCGGGTGCGCGCCACCGAGGGACGGGACCGGGCGTCCACCCGGCTCGCGCGCCTGGACGCGCTGAGCCGGCACCCGGATCTGAGCGGAGGAGACCGTTGACGACCACCAGGGACGTGCACCAGGAGACCGTGACGCTGCTCAGCGACGCGGTCACCGACATCACCAAACGCGCGGTGGAACCCACGCTCGCCCCGTTCGGCGCGGAGCTGCGGGAGACGATCGCGGCGCTCGACGTCCGGATGCGCTCGCTCGACGAGCTGCTCGGCGACGACCGCGCGGACCGGCAGCGGCTGACCCGGCAGGTCGGCGAGCTGATGCGGACGACGTCCGCGGGCACCGACACGGTCGGGCACCAGGTCGAGGAGGTCGCCGGGGCCCTCGACCAGCTGACCGCGCTGGCCACCGCGAACGCGGCCACGATCGAGCGGCTGCGCCGACTCGCGTTCGGGCTCTCGGTGGCGCTGGTGGTGACGGCCGCGCTGCTGGTCGGCCTCGCTGCGCTGGCGGTGCTGCCCGCTCGATAGGGTTTCCGGCATGCAGCCCGTCGTCACCCAACCGGTCCTGCTGCCGATCGGGCACTCGCTCGGAGGCGCAGCCGAGGCGGCCGGTGCTGTCTACCGGGTCCGCGTCGGGCCGGACGTCGTCCGGATGCCGGAGAACCGCTTCACGATCTGGGCTCTGGCGCACGGGTCACCCGGCGACGGGCCGGTGACGGTGGACGCGGTCCTCGGCGCCGCGGGCCTGCCGGACGGTGGTGACCTGCTCGCCGGTCTGGTCGACGACGGCTTGCTGGCGCTGGTCGGCCCGGGCGCGGACGATCCGGTGGCGTTCGCCCGGACGCACCGGCTCGAGCCGCTGATGCTGGGCCTGGGCAACGTCGCCGACGACCCGGACACCTACGAGATCGGCCTTCCCGGCCAGCCGGTGGCCCGGGTCGGTGCGGTGCTGTACGCGGTGTTCAGCTGGGGCCACCTGGAAAACACCCTGTGGGACGCCTGCCGGGTCGCCGCCGCCGACGCGCCGGACGAGTTGGCCGACCCGCGTCGGCTGCTCGACGCGCTGCTGGACGCGTTGCCGGCGCTGCTGGCGCCCAACGCGGCCCGCCTCGACCGCGTCTGAGTGTCAGTCCCCGGTCGCCGCGGCCTCCGGGCTCAGACCGAGGAAGTCGAGGAACAGCAGCACCGGCAGCGACGACCGCACGATCGTGCCGCTGCTCGGGTCGGCGTCCTCGGTGATCCGGAAGGTCTCCAGCCGGGCACCCCGCACCAGCTCCCGCGCGTCGGCCAGCGCCAGCGGCGGCCGTCCGGCCTCGTGCCTGGCGACCTCCTCGGCCAGGAAGAACTCGGAGAACACCGCCGCCTCGGCGGAGCGCACGGCGCCGCGCTCGGCGTAGGTCGCCGGCATCGCCTCGAAGAACGTCGACACGATCGGGTGCACGATCCGGTCGGTGTCCGACCGTCGGCTGCGCGCCACCCAGCTGCGGTCGGCGACCGTCAGCCTGCTCATCGTCGCCGGGAACTGGCGTGGCACCGGCCCGGCA
The sequence above is a segment of the Cryptosporangium aurantiacum genome. Coding sequences within it:
- a CDS encoding DUF1996 domain-containing protein, with product MTQLQKRWTIGAVVGVAALAITGTTLVGVSSASDKSAGSAPGTIVCPDVRAALPAVPARAAAEVDRNLAQLRTQIDEANKRLVSSQGEGGKNFVQNAILGPLKDKRTATIDRITIAIGRAAPRPNLDVATLATCRVQGAGNTAAPTASSSASPSASNHGHVQTGPVPADFIPIRKVRPTRSTLARTTRRGSGGTFTARCGNNERGHFNSDNVIVAPGVGNGAHHLHDYVGNTTTSAASTDQSLAAGRTTCRDRGDLSSYYWPVIRDITKTKNQKRVPGELDSDLNVGKVLRPKVTITYSGNPFSKVVPMPRFLRVLTGDAKSFTNGGANQRAKFTCQGFTNRISTDKYTLCPDGRGFTRIAEFPSCWDGKSTDSANHRTHILFPDAAGKCPRGTVAVPKLTITLTYNVPRGPSFATDGFPEQLHKPITDHNDFINVMSPASMKRVVNCLNAGRRC
- a CDS encoding YwqJ-related putative deaminase; the protein is MAALNRTDAEERAREWVTGAAPGAEPVLHEFDLGWVISARYPVTSPDRLGVPSMVLDRESGALVVGGTLPPESIAEWYARGFRPPPQPEPAGPVPRQFPATMSRLTVADRSWVARSRRSDTDRIVHPIVSTFFEAMPATYAERGAVRSAEAAVFSEFFLAEEVARHEAGRPPLALADARELVRGARLETFRITEDADPSSGTIVRSSLPVLLFLDFLGLSPEAAATGD
- a CDS encoding phosphatase PAP2 family protein codes for the protein MIAFLVPYDLIRMVASDDRGPALAHARAILGLERHLGLHVEAPLNAAVTGVRWAELATSFWYAGLHYLVTPLVLIALYRFAPERYRPARSALMLATAVALVGYLAYPTAPPRMLPGYVDTMIATADVGWWPDHNSAGLNQLAAMPSMHVGWALWCGLVLAGLARHRWQRLLAHAYPLVTTVVVVATANHWTLDAVAGAVLVLGAWWLLVHRRRAVRAPEPVGLL
- a CDS encoding dynamin family protein — translated: MTAPSLLDTLADAGGPDGDAAAIAVLPAAVRAAYQAAEHTGHRLRLGVVPECTLVLLGPADAGKTAFTSALLADGVRGLVGLAERPGPGTPVPVEYAYGGEPELWLGLGGTVSDPAEWVRAPLDTPDLDRLPELRRVRAAVPSAVLRDWGVRIVDCPGLDDVADLTGPALDEARKPGVGVLYLVPRRGITELDAQALEALRHVPLVLIENRRDAEIAGAAASVDELAVPGLDVGLAVPLAVRRLARPGPERDTVLRCVALLRTRTAPDRWTAALGAAAVRSREALGAEFARRRTMALMARHPDWLGSLHLLADLLGIERDGPGVIELDDRLTRITRLAQAARPAEALRALVDRDVRAAVDRYNAEAVRDAGVRPPRDDAPPAAFGRSYAELRDELVTLLDTTLADDVLGATASERDALAEIRSGVLDDQLEVAVLGQSSSGKSSLINALLGVRTGTALLPTAPRPTTATVNRVEYAPRPGLNVTWLPEVELRLLSPGAEPNQVRVHVENIRALGRWLRDRSVRARDCVFHPLAPQPDRLDGQAAFWRLWKILDLAGDPALYAYLAPSPDRPRLTDLSVPAEVTVRRFATVPDQWPGSLASERAFAELTRDPALALRVDTLRVGVPHPLLRHVTIVDTPGTDAPVPHHRLTAHRAVRDQRHSAVVYCFDGAKPASREDSANLAFLRERLGTGDPARYFFVITRRGVVERDADRVRETVENALAASGDEPPRTYFTEVLRELNDDFRALADDLGRYVLITRRTLLRSWIERTQRVLEDVHGRHLRRLQRLADSEDGRITRLRTLRQEFAQLDTLRGDLRAADWGEPWLRGRTTNLLDGGTAQIDHIVRGLTNRRTFAAGRPRLTTGIEELNHAVRDRLAADCAALAAELAARLPGRGVGPLELTWDEEPFGAAGVDAAMAATEWRTGWQRFRVLFDPRRRRSDAEANRALVTAAWTLSRDRGTQAVADAVDLYAGHLHAELARLADGLATEIAAAEQDPHPDDRVRATEGRDRASTRLARLDALSRHPDLSGGDR